Proteins from a genomic interval of Danio rerio strain Tuebingen ecotype United States chromosome 4, GRCz12tu, whole genome shotgun sequence:
- the LOC141381706 gene encoding PWWP domain-containing DNA repair factor 3B-like, with protein sequence MDLIITSKSAEQHLVDILGGKRSNWFPLKLRSQVPVYIENEQSQSIICDYIRGILNKIKTQLTFNDEVEFFCGCLLPEAISHGISELQGLSWQEAEDVFLQGHIYHASEVEEFNRRIAREMEKSPQQESR encoded by the exons ATGGACTTGATTATCACATCAAAATCAGCAGAGCAGCATTTGGTG GATATACTCGGTGGGAAAAGGTCAAATTGGTTTCCACTAAAACTCCGTTCTCAAGTGCCTGTCTACATTGAGAATGAGCAGTCCCAGTCAATCATTTGTGACTACATCAGAGGAATTCttaataaaatcaaaacacaGCTGACCTTCAATGATGAGGTGGAGTTCTTTTGTGGATGTCTCCTCCCAGAG GCCATATCTCATGGCATTTCCGAGTTACAAGGCTTGTCTTGGCAGGAGGCTGAAGATGTCTTCCTCCAGGGCCACATTTATCACGCAag tgaagttGAGGAATTTAACAGAAGAATTGCTCGAGAAATGGAAAAATCTCCCCAAcaagaat ctcgatga